One window of the Anguilla rostrata isolate EN2019 chromosome 13, ASM1855537v3, whole genome shotgun sequence genome contains the following:
- the fblim1 gene encoding filamin-binding LIM protein 1 — MASAAPQKRVVSSVFITLASPHRATVTPSAHATNTHTATRVSPEDSGPSAVPHDARSDARHAHAAPPRDAPAAAAPSRAPAPAPAPAPSGAVPPRPSQALLSPGTRAAPPPPSASSLRSPPSWTEQAAAAATGNRKSEDYLPPPPPPPPPPSPPPPSAQDVELCSELTSPLPPPPILEPSADPSLLVSPGRPPQSAPQMSKAVELEERAPPGGGNQDRLLQQVQPSQGEEIGPGSRDVCGFCRKPVALAEPAIEALNRTYHANCFQCRQCQTALAGQMYYNKAGIPLCEECYLASLEQCWACGEVIKDHVIRALGRAYHPPCFICTTCSRPIGEEKFSQGEVGEVYCLPDYYRKYAPQCNICQQLIVPGEDGRDSFTVECLGRSFHEDCYRCEVCSILLSTEPNEQGCYPLDGQILCKPCHLTLVQEGHR, encoded by the exons ATGGCGTCGGCAGCCCCACAGAAGCGGGTGGTGTCCTCGGTCTTCATTACTCTGGCCTCCCCGCACCGCGCCACCGTGACCCCGAGCGCACACGCCACCAACACGCACACCGCCACGCGCGTGAGCCCCGAGGACAGCGGACCCAGCGCGGTCCCGCACGACGCGCGCAGCGACGCGCGACACGCCCACGCCGCTCCACCCAGAGacgcgcccgccgccgccgccccctctcgggcccccgcccctgcccccgcccccgccccctccggcgccgtgcccccccgcccctcgcagGCTCTCCTTTCTCCGGGCACCAGGGcggcacctccccctccctctgccagcAGCCTGCGTAGCCCTCCATCCTGGACGgagcaggcagcagcagcagcaactggaaacaggaagagcgaag ACTatcttcctccacctccacctccacctccacctccgtCCCCGCCTCCGCCATCCGCCCAGGATGTGGAGCTCTGCTCAGAACTCACCTCCCCGCTGCCTCCCCCACCTATCCTCGAACCGTCAGCTGATCCCTCTCTCTTAGTCAGCCCGGGTCGTCCTCCCCAGTCTGCTCCCCAG ATGAGTAAAGCAGTGGAGCTGGAAGAGAGAGCACCCCCTGGTGGTGGGAATCAGGACAGGCTGCTTCAGCAGGTTCAGCCAAGCCAGGGAGAAGAGATAGGTCCAGGGAGTAGAG ATGTGTGTGGCTTTTGTCGAAAGCCAGTGGCTCTCGCCGAGCCTGCAATTGAAGCCCTGAACAGGACATATCACGCTAACTGCTTCCAGTGCAGACAGTGCCAGACCGCTTTGGCTGGGCAGATGTATTACAACAAGGCTGGGATCCCGCTCTGTGAGGAGTGCTATCTG GCTAGTCTGGAGCAGTGCTGGGCATGTGGAGAGGTAATCAAGGACCATGTGATCCGAGCACTAGGACGAGCTTACCATCCACCCTGTTTCATTTGCACAACGTGCAGCCGGCCAATCGGGGAAGAGAAATTTTCTCAGGGGGAGGTTGGAGAAGTGTACTGTCTTCCCGACTACTACAG GAAATACGCTCCCCAGTGCAATATTTGCCAGCAGCTGATTGTCCCGGGAGAGGATGGCAGGGACAGCTTCACTGTGGAGTGCCTGGGCCGCTCTTTCCATGAGGACTGCTATCGCTGTGAG GTCTGCAGCATCTTGCTGTCAACTGAGCCGAATGAGCAAGGCTGCTATCCTCTGGACGGGCAGATTCTCTGCAAGCCGTGCCACTTGACTCTTGTCCAGGAAGGCCATCGCTAA
- the LOC135237200 gene encoding transmembrane protein 82-like isoform X2 → MLSFIRSWLPGIPGWLTFEANPLDSLLQGLVGACGVSVLCSLMRVHLFLKATSDKEERCGKKPSGTKGGAVGSLGRTLQFWILTGLLGLIGPRVASLVVLEFCLRAGSAKITAGADVTSSYAQSHLVQCQFSLGCALSCSLQFLQEGALHRSLSLLTALLPSWLLASQSERLRRHATALYPLHSSQRYCGLCMTLLASGHALLPHLCRAVVVTFAVAAVAAISTVNHHFLSAADTLRFWTPLTICYTMLVVYMQEDQHRRPGGEVLLHTAVVRLGALLGLMLMLGTWADVGHILLCFLGEMACLIPSQDLMDCVTEEESHEAVNKSPRRLSMDSSPVTPSELALPSSKEL, encoded by the exons ATGCTGTCCTTCATACGCTCCTGGCTGCCCGGTATACCTGGGTGGTTGACATTTGAGGCGAACCCCCTGGATAGCCTGCTACAAG GGCTCGTGGGCGCGTGcggtgtttcagtgctgtgcagttTGATGAGAGTTCACCTGTTCCTGAAAGCTACGAG CGACAAGGAGGAAAGGTGTGGTAAAAAGCCATCTGGCACCAAGGGAGGGGCTGTAGGCAGTTTGGGCCGGACTCTCCAGTTCTGGATTCTGACCGGGCTCCTGGGCTTGATTGGTCCTCGGGTCGCTTCCCTTGTGGTTCTGGAGTTCTGTCTCCGAGCTGGGTCGGCCAAGATCACTGCCGGAGCG GATGTGACGTCAAGTTATGCCCAGTCGCACCTGGTGCAGTGCCAGTTCTCTCTGGGCTGCGCCCTGAGCTGCAGCCTCCAGTtcctccaggagggggcgctgcaCCGCTCGCTCAGCCTGCTGACGGCGCTGCTGCCGAGCTGGCTGCTGGCCAGCCAGAGCGAGCGGCTGCGTCGCCACGCGACGGCGCTCTACCCGCTGCACAGCTCCCAGCGGTACTGCGGCCTGTGCATGACGCTCCTGGCGTCGGGCCACGCCCTCCTGCCCCACCTGTGCCGCGCCGTGGTCGTGACGTTCGCGGTGGCCGCCGTGGCCGCCATCTCCACGGTCAACCACCACTTCCTGTCCGCCGCGGACACCCTCCGGTTCTGGACGCCGCTGACTATATGCTACACCATGCTGGTGGTGTACATGCAGG AGGACCAGCATCGCCGCCCTGGTGGCGAGGTTTTGCTGCACACAGCGGTGGTGCGCCTGGGGGCGCTGCTGgggctgatgctgatgctgggGACCTGGGCGGACGTGGGACACATCCTCCTGTGCTTCCTGGGAGAGATGGCCTGCCTGATCCCCTCGCAGGACCTGATGGACTGTGTGACAGAG GAAGAGAGTCATGAGGCTGTGAACAAATCCCCACGAAGACTGAGCATGGACTCTAGCCCAGTGACACCTTCAGAGCTGGCTCTGCCTTCCAGCAAAGAGCTTTAG
- the LOC135237200 gene encoding transmembrane protein 82-like isoform X1, translating into MLSFIRSWLPGIPGWLTFEANPLDSLLQGLVGACGVSVLCSLMRVHLFLKATSSDKEERCGKKPSGTKGGAVGSLGRTLQFWILTGLLGLIGPRVASLVVLEFCLRAGSAKITAGADVTSSYAQSHLVQCQFSLGCALSCSLQFLQEGALHRSLSLLTALLPSWLLASQSERLRRHATALYPLHSSQRYCGLCMTLLASGHALLPHLCRAVVVTFAVAAVAAISTVNHHFLSAADTLRFWTPLTICYTMLVVYMQEDQHRRPGGEVLLHTAVVRLGALLGLMLMLGTWADVGHILLCFLGEMACLIPSQDLMDCVTEEESHEAVNKSPRRLSMDSSPVTPSELALPSSKEL; encoded by the exons ATGCTGTCCTTCATACGCTCCTGGCTGCCCGGTATACCTGGGTGGTTGACATTTGAGGCGAACCCCCTGGATAGCCTGCTACAAG GGCTCGTGGGCGCGTGcggtgtttcagtgctgtgcagttTGATGAGAGTTCACCTGTTCCTGAAAGCTACGAG TAGCGACAAGGAGGAAAGGTGTGGTAAAAAGCCATCTGGCACCAAGGGAGGGGCTGTAGGCAGTTTGGGCCGGACTCTCCAGTTCTGGATTCTGACCGGGCTCCTGGGCTTGATTGGTCCTCGGGTCGCTTCCCTTGTGGTTCTGGAGTTCTGTCTCCGAGCTGGGTCGGCCAAGATCACTGCCGGAGCG GATGTGACGTCAAGTTATGCCCAGTCGCACCTGGTGCAGTGCCAGTTCTCTCTGGGCTGCGCCCTGAGCTGCAGCCTCCAGTtcctccaggagggggcgctgcaCCGCTCGCTCAGCCTGCTGACGGCGCTGCTGCCGAGCTGGCTGCTGGCCAGCCAGAGCGAGCGGCTGCGTCGCCACGCGACGGCGCTCTACCCGCTGCACAGCTCCCAGCGGTACTGCGGCCTGTGCATGACGCTCCTGGCGTCGGGCCACGCCCTCCTGCCCCACCTGTGCCGCGCCGTGGTCGTGACGTTCGCGGTGGCCGCCGTGGCCGCCATCTCCACGGTCAACCACCACTTCCTGTCCGCCGCGGACACCCTCCGGTTCTGGACGCCGCTGACTATATGCTACACCATGCTGGTGGTGTACATGCAGG AGGACCAGCATCGCCGCCCTGGTGGCGAGGTTTTGCTGCACACAGCGGTGGTGCGCCTGGGGGCGCTGCTGgggctgatgctgatgctgggGACCTGGGCGGACGTGGGACACATCCTCCTGTGCTTCCTGGGAGAGATGGCCTGCCTGATCCCCTCGCAGGACCTGATGGACTGTGTGACAGAG GAAGAGAGTCATGAGGCTGTGAACAAATCCCCACGAAGACTGAGCATGGACTCTAGCCCAGTGACACCTTCAGAGCTGGCTCTGCCTTCCAGCAAAGAGCTTTAG